CATGatattaattaatgttaattaatgttattattgTGTGTACAAAGGCATAAACATGCATATACATTGATCTTCATAACAGCATTGCCTAAACTGCAAAATACTCTAATCACCATCCCCAGAGGGCGGGCTGGCTCAAGGTCCCCATGCAGACCTGTGTTCACACAGAAGCCCAGAGTGGTTGAGAGCGTAGGCTCTGAAGAGtgctggggttcaaatcccagctccaccacatACAAGCTAGTTAAGTAACTTTTCCTCTGTCTCACtctcttcacctataaaatggagataagaacctacttcacagagttgttgcaagactaaatgaatgaattaagcacagcatttaaaacagtgcctggggccggcccggtggctcaggcggttggagctcctgtgctcctaactcctaaggctgccagttcaattcccacatgggccagtggcctctcaaccacaaggttgccaggttcgATTTCacccaagggatggtggacagcgcctcctgcaactaatgattgaacacagcaccttgagctgagctgccgctgagctcccggatggctcagttggttggagcgcgtcctctcaaccacaaggttgctggttcgactcccacaagggatggtgggctgcaccccctacaactagcaacggcaactggacctggagctgagctgcgcccttcacaactaagactgaaaggacaacaacttggaaaaaatcctggaaaaatacacactgttccccaataaagtcctgttaaaaacaaaaacaaaaaaaaacaaacaaaaaaccagtgcctggcacactatAAAGACTCAGTATATATTAGTTGTTATTAGTATTACTGTTGTTTATATCGTTATTATTACAGAGTTCTTGACGATGAGGCAGCTCCAAATGTATCAGTGGAAAATAATCTCCATGATAGattgttagaaaataaaagccaactCAGAGCTAATATGCACATTTTTGCAAAAAGCGTTTCCATGACCTAACAAGAGCTACCAATTTCTAAGCACTTACCCCATATCCACACGACTGAAACAAAACTTTTTTCATCTAATATGAAATAGAGTAGATAATGGCAGAGTGCTTCATGCACAGCACTCTGCCATTGTCtactctatttcattaaaaaaatgagtagcAACCCGTTCAATGAGATCTTTTAACCCATGAATCATTTGGGACCCCCGGTTTTAAGATCTGGAAGGAAGGATACCCAAGAAACAAGAAGTTGTGCTGTTTCTGGGGAGGTGGCTGTGGGCCAGTGAGCGGGGAGAGGAGGCCTTCTGATAAATATGCCCTGTTTGGCCGCTTTTAAAATTTACTCCTGGGTGCACACGATCCCATTTCTCAAGGGGAGCGGTAGGGTGTCGGgcagatgaaaggaaaaaaataataaagctggagcctgctaaaaataaaaatacccctTGATCAACATTCCCTTACCCCCACACCCTCCATGGCAGTGAAAGCCACAATGGAAGTTCTAGAGACACAGTGATCAGTGAGACAGTGGGGGAGGCACCTGCAGGGAGCTGTGAActgagaagaggcaggaagaggtGGAGGCGGCAGTGTGGGCGGTGGGGTCCTGGAGCACCAGCAACTGGCGGTCTGTCTTCTGGGTGAACAGGAGCTGCAGGAGACGAGTGAAGGTTCATGGGAGCTGGAGGGATCGCAGGGGACCCACCAGTTCCTTGATGCCCTGGCCCAGGTCTCTAGGGCCAGCCCATTTCTTAGATGGAAAAACGAAGGCTCCAGAGAGAGACCTAGAATGTGGTCTTGGTGTCCAGTCTCCCAACATGAGCAAAGACTGTGGACAGATTGCTGGTTCTCGGAAGAGGTGGCGCTAGGAGACTGAACTCCTGGGTCCCAAGGGTTAAAGGGATTAGAGGCTGAGAAACCTAGATCCCAAGTGAAAAGTGGTCTGGGGCCAGgattcctgggtctgagggaggaggggccggggcctggactcctgggtctgagggaggaggggctgggggcctggactcctgggtctgagggaggagggagctgggggccttggctcctgggtctgagggaggagggggctgggggctgggactgctggtctgagggaggaggggctgacaGGTGCATGAAATCCCCATACCTTAGTGAGGGCCTGGTTGGGCTCAGAGAAGTCTCCGTCAGAGCTTCCCTCAAGGCAATTAAGCTCGAGCAGTCGGCTCCGTTCCTAGGGGGAGGTAAGACATCACGGAGCGCCACACCTCGAGGTGGAGTGGGCCATCCCAGCAGCTTTCCCTGATTCCAGGAGACGTCTGGGCAGTGGGGAGGCAATGGGATGccccagggaaaggaagacagtAGGACTCGGGAGTTTACCTGCGTCAGGGCCTGAAGGGCCTCCTCCTTCTTCCGGCTCAGCCCCCGGCTCTCAGCTGCCATCTGTTCCCCCAGCGACTTAAGCTGTTCTTCCAAGACCTGGGTCCGGCGCTGCAGGGCAACCCAGTGTCCTGCTTACTCAGCTGCCCCAGGACCCCCAGCTGGCTCCCACAGAACCAGCGTGGTGTTTGCTCCACCCTATAACAGAGATCCTGGGACCCGGGTGCCGGGGGAGGGGTTTGGAGGACCCAGAATTAAGCTTCCTGGTGCCTGCTTCCCTTCTGGGGGTCCAGAAGAGGCCTGGGGTGGGTTGAAGGGGATGGAGGGTTCAATATGTAGACAGAGACCAAGGGAGACAAGAGACCCAGAAAAAGTCACCGAGAACAGAGAAAGGGACGGATAGAAAGACAAACCAgaacagatacagaaaagaagGACCTAGACAAATTCCCAAGAGACAGAGATGCAGAGAAAGGGGACCaggcagaaaaagaacagagatggACAGAAGCTGTGTgagacagaggaaaggaaaagagagagtgacAGGTAAAAGATCCAGAAATAGAGGTGGAGAAAGAAAACTCACGTCAAAACTTTCCAATCCAAAACTTTGGAAAACTTTGTGTTACATACAATCAAACATGTCGCTTTTCCCAGCAGTCTTTGCAGGTCCCTTGAATGTGAAGCTCCCAAAAAGGACTGATGGGAGCATCTTTTTGGACAAGAGTTTGAGAGGCATAGAGGGTAGTGGCGAAGACCGAgttggttcaaatcccagctctatctTTTACAAACTAAGTGACCTTGGAAAAGATTACTTGAGCTCCTTGgccttcactttcttcatttacaaaacggaaaaaaataataagacttgCCTCCtaggattgttgtaaggattcaATGACTAAACACCCATGAAATGTTTAGGgctgtacctggcacatagtaaatgctcaataatcgTCAGCTGTTGTTACTATTCTGAAGAACATATACAAATAGGAAATAAGGACAGAGAAAGGGCCAGACATGGAGTGGAAAAGACAGAAGGCGATGCCAGGGAGGCATGCAGCCAGGTCCGACTCACCCTGTGCTGTGCCACACTGGCCTGAAGCTCTTGGATCTTGGCGTCCAGCGCCCGAGCCCCTTGGCTGTCCCGATCCTCCTCCTCCCGCCGGCTCTCTCGCTCCAGTTGCTGGAACTCCAGGTCCTCATAGGAACGCTGGGCCACATCCAGCTGCTCCTTCATCTATGGCGGAAAGGCAAAAGGGCTTCAGGCCTGGATCCCTAGGGCTCAGGGGAGTAAGGGACTGGGGCCAGGACCCCTAGTCAACGAGAGAAGAGGTGCTGAGGACCTAGACTTGAGTCCTAGGCAGTTAGGGGACTAAAAGTCTGGACTAGGGTCCTCAGAGGGGAGAGTTTCCGCAGGGCCCTCACCTCTTGCACACCCTGCAGAAGCCGCTCATGCTGGTCCTCTGGCTGTGAGTTGAGCTGCCCCTGGGCCTCCTGGAGTCTCTGGCGAAGACGCTCCACGCGATCCCGTTCCTGGCTCAGCCGCCTCTGCTCCTGAAAGAACAGCCAGGCTCTTAGCTTCTGCCTGAGCATAGGGACGGACACAGAGGCCAGCAAGAGCCAGGCTGGCTGCACCTCAGACTCCTCCCTGCCTGGGGTGTTGGCTCCAGAAGAGCAGGACCCCGTGTATCTTTTTCACTCTTGTTCTGGCCTGCCCAGAGTAGGTGTTCTGTAAACAGTTGttcaagaaatgaatgaatgcaaaacaTATCCATGCTGGGTGATTGACACTGGGGTCTCAGAGAGGGTCGGACCTGGGCCCTGGGCTCCAGGTGGGGACACAGCCAGTTACAGCCTGGGACAATCAGGGCAGTGAAACACAGAGACTATAGAAACCCAGAGACATTTTCTGGATGTCAGGATTTTAATGTGAGTCTCAGAAAtctagggagagagaggggactGGAAGGGCATTTTGGACAGAGGAAACAGTATGTTACAAATGCACCCTGAAGTTATTAAGTACAGGAAGTTTAGGGGGCAAACTCTGgtcagggaggaagaagaggtagTGGAGGGAAGAGATGGGGAGCACAGCGAGAAATGGCAGTGGAAAGGCAGGCACAGCTTGTGTCAGGTTTGGACAGTCAGGCTGAGGAGCCCTTATCCTACGGCAatagggagccatggaaggattGACACGAGGGAGTCGGACCTCCCTCTGGGAGATGGATTTGAGGGGTTGAGACCAGCTCCTTCATGAACCCTCCAAGCAATAAGAATGAGACCTAAACGAGGGCGTGGGCCGTGGGGATGCAAAGGAGATGGACCACAGACAGGATCAGGGAGCAGAAAGGACAAGACATGTTGACAGATAGGCGAGGGCGTGAGAAAAAGGGATGTGTACAGAGCAAGATCCAGGATTCTGGCCTGGTGACCAAAGGGAGGGTGAGATTGGGCCAATGTAGAAAAGGGAATTGCTGAGGTCAGCTTTGGTTATGGTGAATGAGAAGGGCCCAgattcctgggtctgagggaggtgggggctgagggccTTTACATCTGGGTctcagggaggaggggctggggtcctggactcctgggtcctgGGGGAGGTACCAGTGTCCTATGAAGCAGGACACAGAGGTCTAGATTACAGGAAAGAGATCTGGGCTGATATAGGCTCTTGAGGGTAAATGAGGACCCAGAACCCAGTCTGAGGAAATTCCAACATACAAGGTAAgggcaaagagaaaaatggacagaattaCAAAGTTATCATTTTCTAACCAATAATGTAAACTGATCACCAATGGATATTAAAGCCTTTAGGTAAACGATTATCATGAAGGGATCAGAGGATCTCACAGGGGTCTGGATAACCAGAGACAACGCCCCCCTAACGTGGTACACAGGACGACGCACTAAGCACATCTGAATCTGATCCGGCCTGGACATCTAACCCACCACCTGCTTGCAGGAAAAGGAACAAGACCACCTCCTGACCATGGGACAGAAGACTTCGTTTCTCCAACAAATAGTATGGGAAAACAACAGTAGGCGGGGACTATTAGAAGTGAAACCACACACACAAGGCATTTCAACCAATGAAAATATACTGGCCTTTGGGGACCTGTTAGCCAACTGTTAAGTGGCATTTTTGAGACAATCTTGGAAACATGAAAATTGGAAATAAGACAATATTAATAAGAACTTATTAATTCTTAAGGTgtgataatgttttaaaaaaggagtaGTTATCTCTGAGATAAGAACCGAAGTATTTACAAGCAATGTATCTGGGATGGGCTTTTAAAATAAGGGATGGGGAAGCAAATTGGGGGACATGAAACAGGAATTGATTAATCACTGCCGAAACTAGGGAGCACACCACATAGCAGCCAACTGACTCTTCTATTTTTGTTGACATTTTTTACAATGACATTCAAGAGCAGAGAGGGATCAAAGGAAGAGGCCCAGTGAGGCAGGCCCCAAAATCACagtcaggaaggaaggaggaaaataaggaGAGGCGTCTGCCCAatcactgccccccaccccagtccaagCATCCCCATTTGGGGAATAGGGATAATCCTGGGCCTCTGGGCCCAGGAACCCCACCAGGAATATTCCTTAGACAAGGAAGGAAACTGACGAAGACCCCCGCAGGACAAACAGACCTGTTCCCGCTGCTCACGGCCCCTCTGCTCTGTGTCCACCTGCTGCCTCAGCAGCTCCCGAAGTTGTTCCTCCTCACGCCGGGCGGCCACTCGCTCCCCAGCCAGCTCACCCCTCAGCAGGGCCACCTCCACCTCCATCTGCCGAGAGAATGAAAGAGCTGGGTCCCAGAGGCCGGGCTCTGGGGAAGGAGGGCTCAGAcgcctgggtctgagggaggagggggctggaggcCTCAAGTTGGATCCAGAAGAGGAAAGGACTGGGAGCCAGGCCTTGCGGGTTCCCCATAAGTTGGGTCCAGACTTCCCAAGTGGTCAGCAGTCTCACCTCGATCCTCAGCTCCTTCCTCTGGCGCTGTAGCTCCTTCACTCGCTGCTCCATTAGGGCCACCCGAGTCAATgcctccagctgctgccctcGAAGCCGCTGCGCCGCGCCTCTCACCCGGTCCCTAGACTGCGTGGGTGTGGGGGGCGTGGCTGGGATCTGTTCGGGAGGCGGGGCCTCCCCCTGAGATTGGAGAGGGCGTGGTCAAGAGGAGAGGCCTAGCCCCCAGCAGTCACTAAATATATCTTTTTCCTACCCCATACCCCTCAGGGATCTACATCTGCCTAACTCAACCGCTACGCTTTTATTCATGTGCAGGGTGTGGCCTAACTCAACCACCAGGCTCTTTTATTCAAGTTCAGGGAGGGTGCAGGTCCCGTGACAACCCAGCCTTTAGAGGAGGAGGGGCTCGGGAGAAGATCATTCCAAACGATAGTAACCGTGATAGTTAACACTGATAGGAACTCTGCCAACCACGCAGTGTGCCAAGCACCTCACACATATGGACTCACTAAATCGTCACAACACCCCGTAAGGGGTACTGAACCAACTCTCggaagttgtttctttttctctaaccAGGTCCCATTCTCTGGGCATCATGTCCTGTAGGccctggatctctctctctctttctccccaggTCTCTCTGAGTTTCCCTCCGTTTCTCTGGGATTCGTCTCTCCCCACGCAGTATCTGTCTTCTGTCTCTGAACTGctacttctctttctccctcgGAGTAGCGCCCTCTCTCAAGGTTTCTCtgtcttaatttctgtttctctgagcaTCTCTGCCGTTTCTGGGTTTCTGTTTGTATCTCTAGCCCtatctctctgagtctctctctctctgagtctctgtctctCACTCCGTCAGTCTTTCTGGCTCGATGTCAGGGTCTCTGTCTCTCAGGAGTCTCCGTATCTCTGGGGTTCTCTCCCTGCTCCGGGTCTCTGTCTATCTGGTCTCTCCATACCTGTCTCTCGATGTCTCTGTCACCTGCTCTGGGCCCCCCCGTGGCTCCCGCCCTCCAGGTTCCTCACCGTGTCGCGGCTGCTCTCGGTGCTGCTGCCTTCTcccacttcttcctcttcttccgcCTGCTGCTCAGCTCCTCCGCCGCTCGGAAGCTCTGCCGGGGCCTCGGGCGCCTCCTGCCCGCCAAGGTCTTCGGTGTGCTCCCGGGGCTGGGCAGCCCCTTGGGGCTGAACCTCCGCGTCACATTCTGGGACTGGCGGCGGTGGGATCCCCTCGTCGGGGCAGCTAGGGGTCCCCATGTCGGCGACGCGCTCCTGCAGGGTGGGCGGGCCCTGGAGTTCCTGAGGCGTGGCCTGACAGCGTGGGGGCGTGGCCCGGGAGGCCTGAGCGCTCCGTCGGAACGCTCAGATGCGAGGAGTGCTCCAGGAGGCGGGCCCTAAGAGTTCAAAGGCTGGCACTGAACATTCGGGGGCAGGGTGGCCTGGAGTTTGGAGTTTGTAGGGCGCCACGCCCCCGGAGGCGGGACCGAAATTTGAGTTCGGGGTCCTAGCACGCCCCCTACTGGCTTCTCCCTCCTATCCAAGTGTGGAGTCTTGTACCCTCCCATCATCCCCCCATAATCCGTGGACCACCTTAGAAAGACCTCATCGCCTTCTCCCCCAGGGTCTCACGAGTCTGGGCTCCCGCCCCCTGCTCTCCCGAGCCCAGTAGAATTGTCTCCAACCCCAATGTAGGGAGCAGCGCC
The DNA window shown above is from Rhinolophus ferrumequinum isolate MPI-CBG mRhiFer1 chromosome 15, mRhiFer1_v1.p, whole genome shotgun sequence and carries:
- the PHLDB3 gene encoding pleckstrin homology-like domain family B member 3 isoform X2, with translation MGTPSCPDEGIPPPPVPECDAEVQPQGAAQPREHTEDLGGQEAPEAPAELPSGGGAEQQAEEEEEVGEGSSTESSRDTGEAPPPEQIPATPPTPTQSRDRVRGAAQRLRGQQLEALTRVALMEQRVKELQRQRKELRIEMEVEVALLRGELAGERVAARREEEQLRELLRQQVDTEQRGREQREQEQRRLSQERDRVERLRQRLQEAQGQLNSQPEDQHERLLQGVQEMKEQLDVAQRSYEDLEFQQLERESRREEEDRDSQGARALDAKIQELQASVAQHRRRTQVLEEQLKSLGEQMAAESRGLSRKKEEALQALTQERSRLLELNCLEGSSDGDFSEPNQALTKLLFTQKTDRQLLVLQDPTAHTAASTSSCLFSVHSSLQGSIGLQRTGSLSRKRGERLSQRGSPRPLSLHCTGPLEASALPPAAEDSGRHPLYQLLNCGSGNSCGVLHPDIARMERLLQQAMAERERLLKARAPPTPVPPPRPPGPRVLDLRQHLERWGHNPENCPHVQVSGVCCRGPLVKMGGRIKTWRKRWFCFDRQARRLAYYADKEETKLKGVIYFQAIEEVYYDHLRCAFKSPSPRLTFCVKTYERLFYMVAPSPEAMRIWMVVIVTAADENHAP
- the PHLDB3 gene encoding pleckstrin homology-like domain family B member 3 isoform X1, translated to MGTPSCPDEGIPPPPVPECDAEVQPQGAAQPREHTEDLGGQEAPEAPAELPSGGGAEQQAEEEEEVGEGSSTESSRDTGEAPPPEQIPATPPTPTQSRDRVRGAAQRLRGQQLEALTRVALMEQRVKELQRQRKELRIEMEVEVALLRGELAGERVAARREEEQLRELLRQQVDTEQRGREQREQEQRRLSQERDRVERLRQRLQEAQGQLNSQPEDQHERLLQGVQEMKEQLDVAQRSYEDLEFQQLERESRREEEDRDSQGARALDAKIQELQASVAQHRRRTQVLEEQLKSLGEQMAAESRGLSRKKEEALQALTQERSRLLELNCLEGSSDGDFSEPNQALTKLLFTQKTDRQLLVLQDPTAHTAASTSSCLFSVHSSLQGSIGLQRTGSLSRKRGERLSQRGSPRPLSLHCTGPLEASALPPAAEDSGRHPLYQLLNCGSGNSCGVLHPDIARMERLLQQAMAERERLLKAREGTRRSIESSSGPTVPAIMAPPTPVPPPRPPGPRVLDLRQHLERWGHNPENCPHVQVSGVCCRGPLVKMGGRIKTWRKRWFCFDRQARRLAYYADKEETKLKGVIYFQAIEEVYYDHLRCAFKSPSPRLTFCVKTYERLFYMVAPSPEAMRIWMVVIVTAADENHAP